TCGCGCCGCGCCGGTTCTGGCGAAGCCCTTCACGATCGATTCGGTCGAGCGGGCGCTGAACCAGCTCCGGCAGCATCAGCCCGGGGAGGGCTGACCGGCGCGGAGCCCGCATTTTCCCTGAAAGTTCTCCTCTTGTTCCGGTAGAACAAATCGGATACTAGGTTGCCACCGCGTTGAACGGTTCGCGCGGAGCGACTACGGGAGGCTTGGCCCATGGCAGCGCAACTTCGGGTCATCGGCGCGGATTCGGCGGGAAATATGGACAGGCAGAAAGCACTCGAAGCAGCATTGGCGCAGATCGATCGCGCCTTCGGCAAGGGCTCGGCGATGAAGCTGGGCAGCCGCGAAAAGATCGAGATCGAATCGGTTTCCACCGGATCGCTGGGGCTGGATATCGCGCTCGGCATCGGCGGCTTGCCGCGCGGGCGCATCATCGAGATCTTCGGCCCCGAATCGTCGGGCAAGACCACGCTGGCGCTCCACGCGATCGCCGAGGCGCAGAAGATCGGCGGCACCGCCGCCTTCATCGATGCCGAACATGCGCTCGATCCGGGCTATGCCAAGAAGCTGGGCGTCGACATCGACGAGCTGATCGTCAGCCAGCCCGATACCGGGGAGCAGGCGCTGGAGATCACCGACACGCTGGTGCGCTCCAACGCGATCGACGTGCTGGTGATCGACTCGGTGGCGGCGCTGGTGCCGCGCGCCGAAATCGAGGGCGAGATGGGGGACAGCCATGTCGGCCTGCAGGCCCGCCTGATGAGCCAGGCGCTGCGCAAGATCACCGGTTCGATCAGCCGCTCGCGCTGCACGGTGATCTTCATCAACCAGATCCGCATGAAGATCGGCGTGATGTATGGCAGCCCCGAGACGACGACGGGCGGCAATGCGCTGAAATTCTACGCGTCGGTCCGCCTCGACATCCGCCGCACCGGCCAGATCAAGGATCGCGACGAAATCGTCGGCAACACCACCCGCGTGAAGGTGGTGAAGAACAAGGTGGCGCCGCCGTTCAAGCAGGTCGAATTCGACATCATGTATGGCGAGGGCGTCTCCAAGACCGGCGAAGTGCTCGACATCGGCGTGAAGGCCGGCCTCGTCGAGAAGTCCGGTTCGTGGTTCTCCTATGATTCGATCCGGATCGGCCAGGGCCGCGAAAATGCGAAGACCTATCTGCGCGACAATCCCGAAGTGATGGCGCGCCTGGAAAAGGCGATCCGCAGCCGCACCGAGAAGGTGGCGGAAGAGATGATGGTGGGACCCGAGGCGGACGACGATCTCTGAGCCTGACGAGGCCCGGGACACGAACCCCGTTTCAAGCACCCGAGGCCCGTCGCGTCACCGGACGCGGCGGGCCTTGTCGTATACCGGGCGGGGCGCGAGCGTCAGGCCGCCAGCCAGCTTTCGAGGTCGGCGCGGGCGCGTGCAGTATATTGCATCTTGCGATCGACCTTGCGCTTCTTGCCCTCGACCGGTGGGAACAGCCCGAAATTGACGTTCATCGGCTGGAAGGTCTCCGCCGCCGCGCCGCCGGTGATGTGCCCCAGCAGCGCGCCCAGCGCGGTCGTGGCCGGCGGCGTGCTGAGCGTGGTGCCTGCCAGTTCGGCGGCCAGGAAACGCCCCGCGAGCATCCCCACCGCGGCGGATTCGACATAGCCCTCGCAGCCGGTGATCTGGCCCGCGAAGCGGATGTTGGGGCGCGAGCGCAGCCGCAACTCGCCGTCGAGCAGCCTGGGGCTCTGGATGAAGGTGTTGCGGTGCAGCCCGCCCAGCCGCGCGAACTGGGCGTTCTCGAGACCGGGGATGGTACGGAACAGCCGCACCTGCTCGGCATGCTTCAGCTTGGTCTGGAAGCCGACGATGTTCCACAACGTGCCCAGCGCATTGTCCTGCCGAAGCTGGACGACCGCGTGCGGCCAGCGCCCGGTGCGCGGATCGTCGAGCCCCACCGGCTTCATGGGACCGTGGCGCAGCGTCTCGGGGCCGCGCTCCGCCATCACCTCGATCGGCATGCAGCCGTCGAAATAGGGCGTGTCCTTCTCCCATTCCTTGAACGCGCTCTTCTCGCCTTCCAGCAGACCGGCGATGAACGCGTCATACTGTTCCCGGTCGAGCGGGCAGTTGATGTAATCCTTGCCGTCGCCCTTGTTCCAGCGCGACTGGAACCAGGCGATGTCGAAATCGATGCTGTCGCGATGGACGATCGGCGCCAGCGCGTCGAAGAAGGCCAGCGCCTCGGTGCCGGTCTCGCCGGCGATCGCGGCGGCGAGGGGGGCGGCGGTGAGCGGCCCGGTGGCGATGATCGCGGGGCCCTCGGGCAAGATGTCGACGCGCTCGCGGACCAGTTCGATCAGCGGGTGCGCCTCCACCGCCTGCGTCACCGCATCGCAAAAGCCGTTGCGATCGACCGCCAGCGCCGAGCCGGCGGGCACGCGATGCGCATCGGCGCGGCTCAGGATCAGCGATCCCATCGTCCGCATCTCGGCGTGAAGCAGGCCCACCGCGTTGCTGTCGGCATCGTCGGAGCGGAAGCTGTTCGAACAGACCAGTTCGGCGAGCCGGTCGGTCTGGTGCGCGGGCGTGCCTTCCACCCCGCGCATCTCGGACAGCCGCACGGAGAAGCCGGCCTGGGCGAGCTGCCACGCGGCCTCCGACCCTGCCAGACCGCCGCCGATGATATGGACCTGATGCGCCGTCACGCCGTAACCTTACCTGTCTAGAATTCGGAATCCACCGGCCGCCCGTCCGGCGACCAGGCGGTGGGCCATAGGCCAATGCGGCGGAGGAGGCGAGAATGATCGATCATGTCGGGTTCGCGGTCAGCGATCTGGAAAGGTCGCGCGCCTTCTATCTGGCCGCGCTCGCGCCGCTCGGCATCGCGCTGCTGATGGAGGTCGGCCCCGAGCGCACCCAGGCCAGCGGCACCGCGCTGGGCTTCGGCAAGGATGATCACCCCTTCTTCTGGATCGGCGACAACGAACGGGTGGGGGAGGGCACCCACATCGCCTTCACCGTCGACGACCGCGCCACCGTCGACACCTTCCACGCCGCCGCGCTCGCCGCCGGCGGCACCGACAATGGCGCCCCCGGCATCCGCGCCCATTATCATCCGAACTATTATGCGGCGTTCGTGCTGGATCCGGACGGGATCAATGTCGAGGCGGTGTGCCATCGGGACTGAGGCCGGTTGACAGCGTCTCCGCCGCCCGCCAATGAGAGCCCCGCCGGAAAAGTTGGAATTCCGACTCCGCGAGAGTTGGAATGAAATTTGACCGGCACGAAAAACCCTAGATTTTCTGCGGGTTTGCGGGTGTAGCTCAATGGTAGAGCAGAAGCTTCCCAAGCTTACGACGAGGGTTCGATTCCCTTCACCCGCTCCGCCCGTGTCGAAATCT
The window above is part of the Sphingomonas sanxanigenens DSM 19645 = NX02 genome. Proteins encoded here:
- the recA gene encoding recombinase RecA, with the protein product MAAQLRVIGADSAGNMDRQKALEAALAQIDRAFGKGSAMKLGSREKIEIESVSTGSLGLDIALGIGGLPRGRIIEIFGPESSGKTTLALHAIAEAQKIGGTAAFIDAEHALDPGYAKKLGVDIDELIVSQPDTGEQALEITDTLVRSNAIDVLVIDSVAALVPRAEIEGEMGDSHVGLQARLMSQALRKITGSISRSRCTVIFINQIRMKIGVMYGSPETTTGGNALKFYASVRLDIRRTGQIKDRDEIVGNTTRVKVVKNKVAPPFKQVEFDIMYGEGVSKTGEVLDIGVKAGLVEKSGSWFSYDSIRIGQGRENAKTYLRDNPEVMARLEKAIRSRTEKVAEEMMVGPEADDDL
- the trmFO gene encoding methylenetetrahydrofolate--tRNA-(uracil(54)-C(5))-methyltransferase (FADH(2)-oxidizing) TrmFO — translated: MTAHQVHIIGGGLAGSEAAWQLAQAGFSVRLSEMRGVEGTPAHQTDRLAELVCSNSFRSDDADSNAVGLLHAEMRTMGSLILSRADAHRVPAGSALAVDRNGFCDAVTQAVEAHPLIELVRERVDILPEGPAIIATGPLTAAPLAAAIAGETGTEALAFFDALAPIVHRDSIDFDIAWFQSRWNKGDGKDYINCPLDREQYDAFIAGLLEGEKSAFKEWEKDTPYFDGCMPIEVMAERGPETLRHGPMKPVGLDDPRTGRWPHAVVQLRQDNALGTLWNIVGFQTKLKHAEQVRLFRTIPGLENAQFARLGGLHRNTFIQSPRLLDGELRLRSRPNIRFAGQITGCEGYVESAAVGMLAGRFLAAELAGTTLSTPPATTALGALLGHITGGAAAETFQPMNVNFGLFPPVEGKKRKVDRKMQYTARARADLESWLAA
- a CDS encoding VOC family protein, with the translated sequence MIDHVGFAVSDLERSRAFYLAALAPLGIALLMEVGPERTQASGTALGFGKDDHPFFWIGDNERVGEGTHIAFTVDDRATVDTFHAAALAAGGTDNGAPGIRAHYHPNYYAAFVLDPDGINVEAVCHRD